ATTTTAACCTTAGGATTTACCTGTAGGTTTAATAGTTAGTTGGTTAATATTAGATTGGTCTGGCTCTGAAATGACATACAAAACGGCTCTTGCAATATCTTCTGGATGCAACATAGGCTCATCTCCACCGTAATCCTTGTCATTTAAAAGCTCTGTATCTGTAATATCGTTTCTCAGGTCTGTGTCGACCGTTCCAGGCTCGATAGATGTTACCTTGATATTAAACTCTGGAGAGAGCTCCATACGCATTGCGCGAGAAAGTGCAATAATAGCAGCTTTTGATGCTCCGTAAACTGCACCACCTTTATAAAGTTCTTTACCATCAACAGAGGCAATATTTACAATATGTCCTTTGTTTTGTTTTTTCATACTTGGTAGTGCGCCATGAAGTGTTCTCAAAATACCTTTTACGTTAACCTCAATGGTATTGAGCCATTCCTCTAAATGAAGGTTTTTTAAGTATGTAAGAGGCATTACTCCTGCAACATTTACCAGAACATCTATGCTTTCAACCGTATTTAAAATTGTGATAAAGGCGTCTGAAACGCTCTTGCTATTTGCCACATCCATTTCTATTTCTAGGTAATTGGTCTTTAAGTCTTTCTTTAAATCTGTTAGGGACTCTATAGTTCTGGCAGCTAACACTAAAAAACAGCCTTCTTTATCAAGTTTTCTAGCTATTGCACTTCCAATACCGCCATTGGCACCTGTAATTACTACAACCTTATCTTTAATTTCCATATAAACTATTTAAATTAATGTTTTAAAATACACGCAACTGTATTTATGACATACGTCGACAATTTAAATAACTAATTTAATAAATATAAACCAATAGAATATTTGAAAGGATTATCGGTAATAGGCGAGAACTATCAATTCTTTATATTAGGTTGCTGGCTTTTTTTAGTTGATAGTATTAAAGATTATTCTGGTCTTTCGGGAATATAAACAACATCTACATCTATATTATTACCATAGGTTACTATGATGGAACATATTACAGAAACAGGATCTCCATTATGGATAGCAGGTTTCATTACAGGTATTTTTCTAAGCACTCTTAAGATTTCTGCCTGAACGGTTACTTCTGAGTCTCTCACTTTCATACCAGTTAAATTTCCATTTTCGTTGATTATAAAAAAGGCTTCAACCTGTTTTGGTTCTGAAAGATTTAAATCTTTAGAAACACTCAAGTTAAACTCACGCTTAATAAATGTTGATATTTTAGTGTTAAAACAATCTCTTGTGTCTTCTATAGAAAGTTCTTCACAACCATTATAAACTGGTGCAATGTCTACATCTTTCAATATAATACTATCGTCTG
This region of Croceibacter atlanticus HTCC2559 genomic DNA includes:
- a CDS encoding SDR family oxidoreductase — encoded protein: MEIKDKVVVITGANGGIGSAIARKLDKEGCFLVLAARTIESLTDLKKDLKTNYLEIEMDVANSKSVSDAFITILNTVESIDVLVNVAGVMPLTYLKNLHLEEWLNTIEVNVKGILRTLHGALPSMKKQNKGHIVNIASVDGKELYKGGAVYGASKAAIIALSRAMRMELSPEFNIKVTSIEPGTVDTDLRNDITDTELLNDKDYGGDEPMLHPEDIARAVLYVISEPDQSNINQLTIKPTGKS